A genomic window from Solanum dulcamara chromosome 11, daSolDulc1.2, whole genome shotgun sequence includes:
- the LOC129872424 gene encoding uncharacterized protein LOC129872424 yields MDFITGLPHTPQKQDSIWVIVDRLTKSDHFLPARTTYSAEDYAKLYIKEIVRLHGVPTSIISYRRAQFTTHFWRSFQEGLGTKVTYQLVRCWQNATNGSRHSPTDGGKVSPMKGIMRFGKKGKLSPIYIIPYLIHHRIGKVAYALDLPADLEEVHPVFHVSMLRKCVGDPSRLHPINEIHVTEELAYEEQPIAILDRQIRRLRTKNVASVKVLWQNRNREKMTWKAEEDMRHRYLYLFPISTRNPDS; encoded by the exons atggatttcattactggCTTACCTCATACTCCCCAGAAGcaggattctatatgggttattgtggataggctgacaaaatcagacCACTTCCTCCCAGCCAGGACCACatattcagccgaggactatgcgaAGTTGTACatcaaggaaatagtacgacttcatggagttcccacatctattatttcgtACAGGAGAGCCCAATTCACAACCCACTTTTGGCGgtcattccaggaaggcttgGGAACAAAA GTCACCTATCAATTGGTTCGATGTTGGCAAAATGCAACTAATGGGTCTAGACATAGTCCAACAGACggtggaaaag TATCTCCCATGAAAGGAataatgaggttcggcaagaaagggaagttgagtccaaTATATATTATCCCTTACCTGATTCATCACCGAATAGGAAAGGTTGCCTACGCACTAGACTTGCCAGCAGATCTAGAAGaagtacatccagtctttcatgtatcaatgcttcgcaaGTGTGTTGGTGACCCGTCTCGATTACATCCCATCAATGAAATCCATGTCACGGAAGAATTGGCCTATGAAGAACAACCgatcgccatcttggatcggcagattagaagATTGCGAACTAAGAACGTAGCTTCGGTTAAGGTGCTGTGGCAGAATAGAAATCGGGAGAAAATGACCTggaaagctgaagaggacatgagacACAGGTATCTGTACCTGTTTCCGATATCTACACGTAACCCCGATTCTTGA